A region from the Polaribacter sp. Hel1_33_78 genome encodes:
- the hisG gene encoding ATP phosphoribosyltransferase: protein MSNLRIAVQKSGRLNEDSMRILKDIGIAIDNGKDQLKASARNFPVEVFYLRNGDIPQYLKDGVVDAAIIGENVLIEKGADIQFIERLGFSKCKVSIAVPKESEANSLKDLDGKRIATSYPETVKKFLKEQNIKAELHIINGSVEIAPNIGLADGICDIVSSGSTLFKNGLKEIEVLLKSEAVLAVSSQISENKMAILRKIQFRIQSVLKGRNSKYVLLNAPNDKLESILKLLPGMRSPTVLPLAEKGWSSVHTVISKNEFWEIIDELKANGAEGILVCPIEKMVL from the coding sequence ATGAGTAATTTAAGAATTGCAGTACAAAAGTCAGGAAGATTAAATGAAGATTCAATGAGAATCTTAAAAGACATTGGTATCGCTATAGACAATGGAAAAGATCAATTAAAAGCATCCGCTAGAAATTTTCCGGTAGAAGTTTTCTACCTAAGAAATGGTGATATTCCGCAATATTTAAAAGATGGAGTGGTTGATGCAGCTATTATTGGTGAGAATGTTTTAATTGAAAAAGGAGCTGATATTCAGTTTATTGAACGTTTAGGCTTTTCTAAATGTAAAGTCTCTATTGCAGTACCAAAAGAATCCGAGGCGAATTCCTTAAAAGATTTAGACGGAAAAAGAATTGCTACTTCGTATCCAGAAACTGTAAAAAAATTTTTAAAAGAGCAAAATATAAAGGCAGAATTACATATTATAAATGGTTCTGTAGAGATTGCGCCAAATATTGGATTAGCAGATGGAATTTGTGATATTGTTTCAAGTGGTTCTACACTTTTTAAAAACGGATTAAAAGAAATAGAAGTTCTACTAAAGTCAGAAGCAGTTTTAGCCGTTTCTTCGCAAATATCTGAGAACAAAATGGCTATTTTAAGAAAGATTCAATTTAGAATTCAGTCGGTTTTAAAAGGACGAAATTCTAAATATGTTTTACTAAACGCACCTAATGATAAATTAGAGAGTATACTGAAACTGTTGCCAGGAATGAGAAGCCCTACTGTATTACCATTAGCTGAGAAAGGCTGGAGTTCAGTACACACCGTAATTAGCAAAAATGAATTTTGGGAAATTATAGACGAGCTTAAGGCTAATGGAGCGGAAGGTATTTTAGTATGTCCTATTGAAAAAATGGT